The Canis lupus dingo isolate Sandy chromosome 11, ASM325472v2, whole genome shotgun sequence genome includes a region encoding these proteins:
- the LTC4S gene encoding leukotriene C4 synthase isoform X2 — MKDEVALLATVTLLGVLLQAYFSLQVISARRAFRVSPPLTTGPPEFERVYRAQVNCSEYFPLFLAALWVAGVFFHEGTAALCGLVYLFARLRYFQGYARSAQQRLTPLYASARALWLLMALAALGLLVHFLPRALRAALLGRLGTLLPRA, encoded by the exons ATGAAGGATGAGGTGGCCCTTCTGGCCACTGTCACTCTCCTGGGAGTCCTGCTGCAAG CCTATTTCTCCCTGCAGGTGATCTCGGCGCGCAGAGCCTTCCGCGTGTCGCCGCCGCTTACCACGGGGCCGCCGGAGTTCGAGCGCGTCTACCGAGCCCA AGTGAACTGCAGCGAGTACTTCCCACTGTTCCTCGCCGCGCTCTGGGTCGCCGGCGTCTTCTTCCACGAAG GCACGGCGGCCCTGTGCGGGTTGGTCTACCTTTTCGCGCGCCTCCGCTACTTCCAGGGCTACGCGCGCTCGGCGCAGCAAAG ACTGACCCCGCTGTACGCGAGCGCGCGCGCGCTCTGGCTGCTGATGGCGCTGGCGGCGCTCGGCCTGCTCGTCCACTTCCTCCCCCGCGCGCTGCGCGCCGCGCTCCTCGGACGGCTCGGGACgctgctgcccagggcctga
- the LTC4S gene encoding leukotriene C4 synthase isoform X5, translating to MRWPFWPLSLSWESCCKVISARRAFRVSPPLTTGPPEFERVYRAQVNCSEYFPLFLAALWVAGVFFHEGLGSGQTRTHPGAPGRAPGGSRGRPGPLAGTAALCGLVYLFARLRYFQGYARSAQQRLTPLYASARALWLLMALAALGLLVHFLPRALRAALLGRLGTLLPRA from the exons ATGAGGTGGCCCTTCTGGCCACTGTCACTCTCCTGGGAGTCCTGCTGCAAG GTGATCTCGGCGCGCAGAGCCTTCCGCGTGTCGCCGCCGCTTACCACGGGGCCGCCGGAGTTCGAGCGCGTCTACCGAGCCCA AGTGAACTGCAGCGAGTACTTCCCACTGTTCCTCGCCGCGCTCTGGGTCGCCGGCGTCTTCTTCCACGAAGGTCTGGGCTCGGGACAGACGCGCACACaccccggggccccgggccgcGCGCCAGGCGGCTCACGTGGCCGCCCCGGCCCTCTCGCAGGCACGGCGGCCCTGTGCGGGTTGGTCTACCTTTTCGCGCGCCTCCGCTACTTCCAGGGCTACGCGCGCTCGGCGCAGCAAAG ACTGACCCCGCTGTACGCGAGCGCGCGCGCGCTCTGGCTGCTGATGGCGCTGGCGGCGCTCGGCCTGCTCGTCCACTTCCTCCCCCGCGCGCTGCGCGCCGCGCTCCTCGGACGGCTCGGGACgctgctgcccagggcctga
- the LTC4S gene encoding leukotriene C4 synthase isoform X1 gives MTGRKWPVVPSPQLRPALVSAQPACSGSWALPGPGHTPSSAPPVGAGEGPAFLSWASLSSEQPRADKSSAAVSHTPAWAHRAASTMKDEVALLATVTLLGVLLQAYFSLQVISARRAFRVSPPLTTGPPEFERVYRAQVNCSEYFPLFLAALWVAGVFFHEGLGSGQTRTHPGAPGRAPGGSRGRPGPLAGTAALCGLVYLFARLRYFQGYARSAQQRLTPLYASARALWLLMALAALGLLVHFLPRALRAALLGRLGTLLPRA, from the exons ATGACTGGGAGGAAGTGGCCGGTTGTCCCTAGCCCACAGCTCCGTCCAGCCCTGGTTTCCGCCCAGCCAGCCTGCTCAGGCTCCTGGGCTCTCCCTGGCCCTGGTCACACCCCTTCCTCAGCTCCTCCAGTAGGGGCAGGAGAGGGCCCAGCCTTCCTCTCCTGGGCCAGCCTCTCAAGTGAGCAGCCCAGGGCTGATAAGAGCTCCGCAGCTGTCTCTCACACACCAGCCTGGGCCCACAGAGCCGCCAGCACCATGAAGGATGAGGTGGCCCTTCTGGCCACTGTCACTCTCCTGGGAGTCCTGCTGCAAG CCTATTTCTCCCTGCAGGTGATCTCGGCGCGCAGAGCCTTCCGCGTGTCGCCGCCGCTTACCACGGGGCCGCCGGAGTTCGAGCGCGTCTACCGAGCCCA AGTGAACTGCAGCGAGTACTTCCCACTGTTCCTCGCCGCGCTCTGGGTCGCCGGCGTCTTCTTCCACGAAGGTCTGGGCTCGGGACAGACGCGCACACaccccggggccccgggccgcGCGCCAGGCGGCTCACGTGGCCGCCCCGGCCCTCTCGCAGGCACGGCGGCCCTGTGCGGGTTGGTCTACCTTTTCGCGCGCCTCCGCTACTTCCAGGGCTACGCGCGCTCGGCGCAGCAAAG ACTGACCCCGCTGTACGCGAGCGCGCGCGCGCTCTGGCTGCTGATGGCGCTGGCGGCGCTCGGCCTGCTCGTCCACTTCCTCCCCCGCGCGCTGCGCGCCGCGCTCCTCGGACGGCTCGGGACgctgctgcccagggcctga
- the LTC4S gene encoding leukotriene C4 synthase isoform X3 — translation MKDEVALLATVTLLGVLLQAYFSLQVISARRAFRVSPPLTTGPPEFERVYRAQVNCSEYFPLFLAALWVAGVFFHEGLGSGQTRTHPGAPGRAPGGSRGRPGPLAGTAALCGLVYLFARLRYFQGYARSAQQSPRAPGHSPRRSAPR, via the exons ATGAAGGATGAGGTGGCCCTTCTGGCCACTGTCACTCTCCTGGGAGTCCTGCTGCAAG CCTATTTCTCCCTGCAGGTGATCTCGGCGCGCAGAGCCTTCCGCGTGTCGCCGCCGCTTACCACGGGGCCGCCGGAGTTCGAGCGCGTCTACCGAGCCCA AGTGAACTGCAGCGAGTACTTCCCACTGTTCCTCGCCGCGCTCTGGGTCGCCGGCGTCTTCTTCCACGAAGGTCTGGGCTCGGGACAGACGCGCACACaccccggggccccgggccgcGCGCCAGGCGGCTCACGTGGCCGCCCCGGCCCTCTCGCAGGCACGGCGGCCCTGTGCGGGTTGGTCTACCTTTTCGCGCGCCTCCGCTACTTCCAGGGCTACGCGCGCTCGGCGCAGCAAAG
- the LTC4S gene encoding leukotriene C4 synthase isoform X4 — protein sequence MTGRKWPVVPSPQLRPALVSAQPACSGSWALPGPGHTPSSAPPVGAGEGPAFLSWASLSSEQPRADKSSAAVSHTPAWAHRAASTMKDEVALLATVTLLGVLLQAYFSLQVISARRAFRVSPPLTTGPPEFERVYRAQVNCSEYFPLFLAALWVAGVFFHEGLGSGQTRTHPGAPGRAPGGSRGRPGPLAGTAALCGLVYLFARLRYFQGYARSAQQRL from the exons ATGACTGGGAGGAAGTGGCCGGTTGTCCCTAGCCCACAGCTCCGTCCAGCCCTGGTTTCCGCCCAGCCAGCCTGCTCAGGCTCCTGGGCTCTCCCTGGCCCTGGTCACACCCCTTCCTCAGCTCCTCCAGTAGGGGCAGGAGAGGGCCCAGCCTTCCTCTCCTGGGCCAGCCTCTCAAGTGAGCAGCCCAGGGCTGATAAGAGCTCCGCAGCTGTCTCTCACACACCAGCCTGGGCCCACAGAGCCGCCAGCACCATGAAGGATGAGGTGGCCCTTCTGGCCACTGTCACTCTCCTGGGAGTCCTGCTGCAAG CCTATTTCTCCCTGCAGGTGATCTCGGCGCGCAGAGCCTTCCGCGTGTCGCCGCCGCTTACCACGGGGCCGCCGGAGTTCGAGCGCGTCTACCGAGCCCA AGTGAACTGCAGCGAGTACTTCCCACTGTTCCTCGCCGCGCTCTGGGTCGCCGGCGTCTTCTTCCACGAAGGTCTGGGCTCGGGACAGACGCGCACACaccccggggccccgggccgcGCGCCAGGCGGCTCACGTGGCCGCCCCGGCCCTCTCGCAGGCACGGCGGCCCTGTGCGGGTTGGTCTACCTTTTCGCGCGCCTCCGCTACTTCCAGGGCTACGCGCGCTCGGCGCAGCAAAG